The Fibrobacter sp. UWB16 sequence CTCGTCGTCCTGATGTCCATCGACGTCATGCACATATTCATCCAAGAGAGCCTCTCGCCAGAAATCATCTGGGTCATCACGATCAACATCTACTTCTATATCATCATTGCCATCCTGCTGAAAGAAAAAATCCAGCACAAATCAAGGTACATCGCCATCGTTTTCTGCGCACTGTTCTTCATCACCACCATCAGCCCGCTAAACGCACACAACATCGCTGATCTCGTAGAACCGAGCAAAATCGAAAGCGAACTGGCCCAACAAAGCAACACCAAGACAACTCCAGTCAAAGAAGACACAACCGAAGCATTTGACTCCTTCGAAGCGGACATATCAAATTCCGACATCACTTCGTTCATCATTCCCGAAGGCACCAAGGAAGTCGCCATCTTGGACCATTATTTTGACAAAAGCGAATTTGAATACCGGGGCGACACGATTACCTTCCGGATTACGCTCTCGGAAGATGACGAAAGCGACGAAAATGCTGCGGACTCAAGCGCTACGAATCCAAGCGCCGCGGACTCCAATGCCTCGGATTCCGCAAAAACAAAAAGCAAGGTTTACAGTTTCTACACGACAAAGCAAGAACTGAACGATTCGCTCGAGTCCATCGCCTCGGACCACGCCGCCATCGGAATCAAAGAACTGCATACGAGCCAATGGTCCAAAACAGGGCGCTCGCTCCGCATCAAGGGACTGTTGTTTACTGAGTAAATTGGCCGTTAGGGTCATTGCGCGACCGATTTAACTTGACTAAATCTATGCATATAACTATATTTACGCATAAATAAGAAATGCGCGGTTTGCGGCAATTACGAGATGGTCGCCAAAACCGTGCCGCAAAAAAAAGGATTCTTTATGGAATACAAAATTAAGGATATCAACCTTGCGATCGAAGGCCGCAAGGAACTCGACCTCGCCGAAACCGAAATGCCGGGCCTCATGGCTCTCCGCAAGGAATATGCAGGCAAGAAGCCGCTCGCGGGTGCGCGCATCATGGGTAGCCTCCACATGACGGTGCAGACCGCTATTTTGATTGAAACGCTCGTGGACCTCGGTGCAGACGTGCGCTGGGTCTCCTGCAACATCTTCAGCACGCAGGACAACGCCGCAGCCGCCGTCGTGGTAGGCAAGAACGGCAGCGTGAGCAATCCGCAGGGCGTGCCTGTTTTCGCATGGAAGGGTGAATCCTTGGAAGAATACTGGGAAAACACCGCCCGCGCACTCGTATGGCCGGACGGCAAGACCGCAGACCTCATCGTCGATGACGGTGGCGACGCGACCATGCTCGTGACCTGCGGCGCAGAATTCGAAGACGCCGGCAAGGTGCCCGATTTCAACCCGGAAACCGATAGCGAAGAATGGGGCGTGTTCCTCGCCACCTGCCGCAAGATTTTCGAAAAAGATCCGAAGCAGTGGACTCGCGCCCGCGAAGCATTGAAGGGCGTTTCCGAAGAAACCACTACCGGCGTGCATCGTTTGTACCAGATGGCTCAAGCCAAGCGCCTCAAGTTCCCGGCCATCAACGTGAACGATTCCGTGACCAAGTCCAAGTTCGACAACCTCTACGGCTGCCGCCACTCCCTCATCGACGGCATCAACCGCGCCACCGACGTGATGATGGCAGGCAAGATCGCAGTCGTGTGCGGCTACGGCGACGTGGGTAAGGGCTGTGCACAGTCACTGCGCGGTCAAGGCGCCCGCGTGATCATCACCGAAATCGACCCGATTTGCGCTCTGCAGGCCGCCATGGAAGGCTACGAAGTCAAGACTCTCGACGAAGTCGTTAGCTACGCCGACATCTTCGTGACCACCACCGGCAACACCGGCATCATCAGCGCTGCCCAGATGGAAAAGATGAAGAACCGCGCTATCGTCGGTAACATCGGTCACTTCGACAACGAAATTGACATGGCCGGCCTCAAGAAGATCCCGGGCATCAAGCGCAACGAAATCAAGCCGCAGTACGACGAATGGATTTTCCCCG is a genomic window containing:
- the ahcY gene encoding adenosylhomocysteinase gives rise to the protein MEYKIKDINLAIEGRKELDLAETEMPGLMALRKEYAGKKPLAGARIMGSLHMTVQTAILIETLVDLGADVRWVSCNIFSTQDNAAAAVVVGKNGSVSNPQGVPVFAWKGESLEEYWENTARALVWPDGKTADLIVDDGGDATMLVTCGAEFEDAGKVPDFNPETDSEEWGVFLATCRKIFEKDPKQWTRAREALKGVSEETTTGVHRLYQMAQAKRLKFPAINVNDSVTKSKFDNLYGCRHSLIDGINRATDVMMAGKIAVVCGYGDVGKGCAQSLRGQGARVIITEIDPICALQAAMEGYEVKTLDEVVSYADIFVTTTGNTGIISAAQMEKMKNRAIVGNIGHFDNEIDMAGLKKIPGIKRNEIKPQYDEWIFPDGHSILVLAEGRLLNLGCATGHPSFVMSASFTNQTIAQIDLWLNAQGKDTVAGIKYESGVVYTLPKILDEKVARLHLEKLGVHLTRLTQAQADYIGVPVEGPYKADHYRY